One genomic window of Procambarus clarkii isolate CNS0578487 chromosome 43, FALCON_Pclarkii_2.0, whole genome shotgun sequence includes the following:
- the LOC138373647 gene encoding uncharacterized protein — MDIVILSRALLSQQGNYKWANSSNRCLPAKLRTVQCHQSQPPTSVPSGTQSVALLSRPTSTRSVALLSRPTSYSTRSGVLLSRPTGYSTRSVALLSRPTGYNTRSVALLSRPTGYSTRSVVLLSRPTGYSTQSVVLLSRPTGYSTRSVVLLSRPTGYSTRSVVLLSRPTGYSTRSVVLLSRPTGYSTRSVVLLSRPTGYSTRSVVLLSRPTGYSTRSVALLSRPTGYSTRSVVLLSRPTGYSTRSVVLLSRPTGYSTQSVVLLSRPTGYSTRSVVLLSRPTGYSTRSVVLLSRPTGYSTQSVVLLSRPTGYSTRSVVLLSRPTGYSTRSVVLLSRPTGYSTRSVVLLSRPTGYSTRSGVLLSRPTGYSTRDLQLTVPNSNSRQ, encoded by the coding sequence TAATTATAAGTGGGCCAATAGCAGCAACCGTTGTCTTCCGGCTAAACTGCGTACGGTTCAGTGCCACCAATCACAGCCGCCTACCTCAGTACCCAGCGGGACACAGTCTGTGGCGCTGTTGTCAAGACCCACCAGCACACGGTCTGTGGCGCTGTTGTCAAGACCCACCAGTTACAGCACACGGTCTGGGGTGCTGTTGTCAAGACCCACCGGTTACAGCACACGGTCTGTGGCGCTGTTGTCAAGACCCACCGGTTACAACACACGGTCTGTGGCGCTGTTGTCAAGACCCACCGGTTACAGCACACGGTCTGTGGTGCTGTTGTCAAGACCCACCGGTTACAGCACACAGTCTGTGGTGCTGTTGTCAAGACCCACCGGTTACAGCACACGGTCTGTGGTGCTGTTGTCAAGACCCACCGGTTACAGCACACGGTCTGTGGTGCTGTTGTCAAGACCCACCGGTTACAGCACACGGTCTGTGGTGCTGTTGTCAAGACCCACCGGTTACAGCACACGGTCTGTGGTGCTGTTGTCAAGACCCACCGGTTACAGCACACGGTCTGTGGTGCTGTTGTCAAGACCCACCGGTTACAGCACACGGTCTGTGGCGCTGTTGTCAAGACCCACCGGTTACAGCACACGGTCTGTGGTACTGTTGTCAAGACCCACCGGTTACAGCACACGGTCTGTGGTACTGTTGTCAAGACCCACCGGTTACAGCACACAGTCTGTGGTACTGTTGTCAAGACCCACCGGTTACAGCACACGGTCTGTGGTGCTGTTGTCAAGACCCACCGGTTACAGCACACGGTCTGTGGTACTGTTGTCAAGACCCACCGGTTACAGCACACAGTCTGTGGTACTGTTGTCAAGACCCACCGGTTACAGCACACGGTCTGTGGTGCTGTTGTCAAGACCCACCGGTTACAGCACACGGTCTGTGGTACTGTTGTCAAGACCCACCGGTTACAGCACACGGTCTGTGGTGCTGTTGTCAAGACCCACCGGTTACAGCACACGGTCTGGGGTGCTGTTGTCAAGACCCACCGGTTACAGCACACGGGACTTACAGCTTACTGTACCCAATAGTAATAGTCGCCAATAA